From Eubacterium sp. 1001713B170207_170306_E7, the proteins below share one genomic window:
- a CDS encoding flavodoxin family protein, which produces MKVLSVVGSPRRDGNTAQVVEYLTNNLEGGEKELVYLSDYKLHPCLGCMRCVHTNRCVQEDGWDSIQTSLMEADVLILGFPTYYAFSLGFNAMTHVFLERWFALRHLGVKLKLKKIVCVVSSGTSPEVAQNGLTDFFVNYHHLTAPEFLNIQTPIACMTCGVGDVCEMSGLALMAQDGIIYTPDMKPDLSKQPEVFEKAAQIAASISALKD; this is translated from the coding sequence ATGAAAGTTCTATCAGTTGTTGGTTCTCCTCGCAGGGACGGAAACACCGCCCAGGTCGTCGAGTACCTCACAAATAATCTGGAGGGTGGCGAGAAGGAGCTCGTTTATCTGAGCGACTATAAGCTGCACCCCTGTTTGGGCTGTATGCGCTGTGTCCATACAAACCGCTGTGTACAGGAGGACGGCTGGGACTCTATTCAGACCAGTCTCATGGAGGCTGATGTCCTGATTCTTGGGTTTCCCACCTACTACGCGTTTTCTCTGGGCTTTAACGCCATGACCCATGTTTTTCTGGAGCGCTGGTTTGCTCTGCGTCACCTGGGCGTAAAGCTTAAACTCAAAAAAATTGTCTGTGTGGTGTCCTCTGGCACCAGCCCTGAGGTCGCTCAGAACGGCCTGACTGACTTTTTCGTGAACTACCATCATCTGACAGCTCCGGAATTTCTAAATATTCAAACGCCCATCGCCTGTATGACCTGCGGTGTGGGCGACGTCTGTGAAATGAGCGGTCTGGCGTTGATGGCCCAGGACGGCATTATTTACACGCCAGATATGAAGCCCGATTTATCCAAGCAGCCCGAGGTTTTTGAAAAGGCCGCCCAGATCGCTGCGTCCATTTCTGCGTTAAAGGATTGA
- the rnr gene encoding ribonuclease R — protein sequence MKTKDLKKMVKSVIESSRYRPMRFKDLAYLLDLHNKKDKQMLNNLLIEMVRKGKIACDHQERYVNIKDEKRITGILQGHSRGFGFVTPDDESIDQDIFIAPSSLNGALDMDRVEVRLLTAAKDRRAEGEIIKVLERGRNKLVGRFEQHKNFGFVIPDNDKLNKDIFIPERYMYGAHTNDKVVVSVTVWPDGGQNPEGRIVEVLGSADDPRIDVLSIFREFDVPMEFSEETLRDANMLSDTITPEMLKNRVDLRGETIFTIDGDDAKDFDDAVSLNMNEKGHYVLGVHIADVSHYITERGAIDQEAYERGTSIYAIDQVIPMLPFNLSNNVCSLKPDVDRLTMSCIMEIDAKGNILSYDIFKSVIHSAARMTYRQVNRLLDGVHDEGTAALEPFESILFQMEELMSILYNERRIQRGAVDFDFPEPKITLDKKGYPCEIVALERGISERIIEEFMLAANETVAAHIEKTGLPFIFRNHPEPDPEKLTAFRTFIGRFGFILGEADTPVTGKDFQKLQKDIEDSSEENVITRLMLRTMQQALYEGSCKGHYALGANYYTHFTSPIRRYPDLAVHRTLSRVMDHALNPKEIKYLKGHIDEMAKHCSERERRADDIEREVDKIKMVEYMSRHIGETFSAQISGVTSFGFFVELPNTIEGLVRLQSLKDDYYYYDEEMHQQVGERFGKIYKLGQDVTVKLTHADINNRQIDFEIAQIPKQGRS from the coding sequence ATGAAAACAAAAGACTTAAAAAAGATGGTGAAGTCCGTAATCGAAAGCTCCAGATACAGGCCGATGCGCTTTAAGGATCTGGCATACCTTTTGGATCTTCACAATAAAAAAGATAAACAGATGCTGAACAACCTGCTGATCGAGATGGTGCGGAAGGGCAAAATCGCCTGCGACCATCAGGAGCGCTATGTCAACATCAAAGACGAAAAAAGAATTACCGGAATCCTTCAGGGACACTCCAGAGGCTTTGGTTTTGTGACCCCGGACGATGAGAGCATAGATCAGGATATTTTTATTGCCCCTAGCTCCTTGAACGGCGCCCTGGACATGGACCGGGTGGAGGTGCGCCTCCTCACAGCTGCCAAAGACCGCCGGGCAGAGGGAGAAATTATCAAAGTGCTCGAACGTGGGCGCAACAAACTGGTGGGCCGTTTCGAGCAGCACAAAAATTTTGGTTTTGTCATCCCAGACAACGATAAGCTGAATAAAGATATCTTTATTCCCGAACGCTATATGTACGGTGCCCACACCAATGACAAGGTTGTTGTGAGCGTAACGGTCTGGCCAGACGGCGGCCAAAATCCTGAGGGCCGTATCGTGGAGGTTCTCGGAAGCGCTGACGACCCGAGGATTGACGTTCTGTCCATTTTCAGAGAATTTGACGTGCCCATGGAATTTTCCGAGGAGACTCTCCGGGACGCCAATATGCTGAGTGATACAATCACACCCGAAATGTTAAAAAACCGCGTTGACCTGAGAGGCGAGACGATCTTTACCATTGACGGTGACGACGCCAAGGATTTTGATGACGCCGTCTCTCTGAATATGAATGAAAAGGGCCATTATGTGCTGGGCGTTCACATCGCAGATGTCAGCCACTATATCACCGAGCGGGGCGCCATTGACCAGGAGGCCTACGAGCGCGGCACCAGCATTTATGCCATCGACCAGGTAATCCCGATGCTCCCCTTCAATCTTTCTAACAACGTATGCAGCCTCAAACCAGACGTGGATCGTCTGACCATGAGCTGTATCATGGAAATTGATGCCAAGGGCAATATCCTGAGCTACGATATTTTCAAATCTGTAATTCACTCGGCTGCCCGCATGACCTATCGCCAGGTAAACCGGCTGTTGGACGGTGTCCATGATGAGGGCACAGCAGCCCTCGAGCCATTTGAGAGCATCCTCTTTCAAATGGAGGAGTTGATGTCCATTCTTTATAATGAACGCCGGATTCAGCGGGGCGCGGTTGACTTTGATTTTCCAGAGCCCAAAATCACGCTGGACAAAAAGGGTTATCCCTGTGAGATTGTTGCCCTGGAACGCGGAATCTCCGAACGAATCATCGAGGAATTTATGCTGGCCGCCAACGAAACAGTCGCTGCCCATATCGAAAAAACCGGCCTGCCTTTTATCTTCCGCAACCATCCGGAGCCCGATCCCGAAAAACTTACAGCCTTCCGAACCTTTATCGGCCGCTTTGGCTTCATCCTTGGCGAGGCGGACACCCCAGTGACGGGGAAAGATTTTCAGAAACTACAAAAAGATATTGAAGATTCCTCCGAGGAAAATGTCATTACCCGTCTGATGCTGCGGACCATGCAGCAGGCCCTCTACGAAGGCAGCTGTAAGGGGCACTATGCCTTGGGCGCCAACTATTATACCCACTTCACCTCACCCATCCGCCGTTATCCTGATCTGGCTGTCCATCGAACCCTGTCCAGGGTCATGGACCACGCGCTCAACCCCAAGGAGATAAAATACCTGAAGGGCCATATTGATGAAATGGCTAAGCATTGCTCCGAACGGGAACGCCGGGCAGACGATATTGAGCGTGAGGTGGACAAGATTAAAATGGTCGAGTATATGTCAAGGCATATCGGCGAAACCTTCTCTGCCCAGATCAGCGGTGTGACCTCTTTTGGCTTTTTTGTCGAGCTGCCCAACACCATTGAGGGCCTGGTTCGTCTCCAGAGCCTTAAGGACGATTACTACTATTACGATGAGGAAATGCACCAGCAGGTAGGCGAACGCTTTGGCAAAATCTACAAACTGGGGCAGGACGTCACCGTCAAGCTTACTCACGCCGACATCAACAACCGACAGATTGATTTTGAAATTGCCCAGATTCCAAAGCAGGGACGTTCATAA
- the smpB gene encoding SsrA-binding protein SmpB has translation MADSVKVIAKNKKARHDYFIEETYECGIVLAGTEVKSLRQGKASLKESHADIKDGEVYVYQMNITPYEHGNIYNKDPMRPRKLLLHKQQIRKLIGLKQREGYTLVPLSLYFKNGRVKLELALAKGKKLYDKRHTIAERDANRRIQKNLRHSV, from the coding sequence ATGGCCGATTCAGTCAAAGTCATTGCCAAGAACAAAAAAGCCCGGCACGATTACTTCATCGAAGAAACCTATGAATGTGGAATCGTCCTTGCCGGAACCGAGGTCAAATCCCTCCGCCAGGGCAAGGCCAGCCTGAAGGAAAGCCATGCCGACATCAAAGACGGCGAAGTTTATGTTTATCAAATGAACATTACCCCTTACGAGCACGGGAATATCTACAACAAAGACCCCATGCGCCCGAGAAAGCTGCTCCTACATAAGCAGCAGATCCGCAAGCTTATTGGGCTTAAGCAGCGCGAGGGCTATACCCTGGTGCCTCTGTCCCTGTATTTTAAAAACGGACGGGTTAAGCTTGAGCTGGCACTGGCAAAGGGTAAAAAACTCTATGATAAACGGCACACCATCGCAGAGCGGGACGCTAACCGGCGTATCCAAAAAAATCTGCGTCACAGCGTTTAG
- a CDS encoding EutP/PduV family microcompartment system protein, with protein MKKMILVGRSECGKTTLRQALKGDTIQYEKTQYVNHFDVIIDTPGEYAETNTLARALALYSYEADVVALLINATEPYSLYPPNVAPVANRPVIGIVTQIDHPCANTEQAIEWLKLTGADPIFPVSSYTGEGIWQLLEYLKEPGDVLPWENQAEAEQERNVKSTKYEIQEFGQKDFEFI; from the coding sequence ATGAAAAAGATGATTTTGGTTGGCAGAAGTGAATGCGGAAAAACCACGTTGCGTCAGGCGTTAAAGGGAGATACCATTCAATATGAAAAAACGCAGTATGTTAATCATTTTGATGTAATTATTGATACACCTGGCGAATACGCTGAAACCAATACACTGGCAAGGGCATTGGCTCTTTATTCCTATGAGGCTGATGTAGTGGCTCTTTTAATCAATGCAACTGAGCCTTATTCTCTGTATCCACCCAATGTGGCGCCTGTGGCGAACAGACCGGTAATTGGAATTGTGACTCAGATCGACCATCCCTGCGCCAATACGGAACAGGCCATTGAATGGCTGAAGCTGACCGGCGCAGACCCGATCTTTCCGGTAAGTTCCTATACTGGAGAAGGAATCTGGCAGCTTTTAGAATATTTGAAGGAGCCGGGAGACGTGTTGCCTTGGGAAAACCAAGCAGAGGCAGAGCAGGAAAGAAATGTAAAATCCACAAAATACGAGATCCAGGAATTTGGTCAGAAAGATTTTGAGTTTATTTAA
- a CDS encoding BMC domain-containing protein, translating into MDVNNILGSNEGKLRIIQETVPGKQVTLAHIIAGPDPIVYQKLGLNPSVDYNKAAIGILSMTPAEIAVIAGDMAIKTAPIDMGFIDRFSGTLIFTGRISDVKSAVNAILSYLQGTLGFTICEITTT; encoded by the coding sequence ATGGATGTGAACAATATACTGGGATCAAACGAAGGTAAGCTTCGTATCATACAGGAAACCGTACCTGGTAAACAGGTTACACTGGCACATATAATCGCTGGTCCAGACCCGATCGTTTACCAGAAGCTGGGCTTAAACCCAAGCGTGGACTATAACAAGGCGGCGATTGGTATTTTGAGCATGACACCTGCGGAAATAGCCGTTATCGCTGGGGATATGGCCATCAAAACTGCTCCGATTGATATGGGCTTTATTGACCGTTTCAGTGGCACTTTGATTTTTACCGGCCGTATTTCGGATGTTAAATCAGCGGTTAACGCAATTTTAAGCTACCTTCAGGGGACATTGGGCTTTACCATCTGCGAGATTACAACAACATAG
- the lgt gene encoding prolipoprotein diacylglyceryl transferase, producing MPTPNPTAFTIFNIEVKWYGILIAAALVIGMMIAVRRGKKYGIKSDDIMDFFLFLVPSIIVGARLYYVIFEWDYYSQHLNEIIMTRSGGLAIHGGIIAGIIVGIILCRVKKINFFVLADTVIPALPLGQAIGRWGNYLNQEAHGTITDLPWAITVNDPILGMIRVHPTFLYESIWDLLVFGFLFFYEKKFKKVDGELLFLYLGLYSVGRFFIEGLRTDSLMFMNIRVAQLISLALVIVGFGGILFLRRKFGGEHLNGGK from the coding sequence ATGCCAACACCGAACCCTACAGCGTTTACGATTTTCAATATTGAGGTGAAATGGTACGGAATCCTCATTGCTGCGGCCTTGGTCATCGGGATGATGATCGCGGTCAGACGTGGCAAAAAATACGGAATCAAGAGCGATGACATCATGGACTTTTTTCTGTTTCTGGTTCCGTCCATCATTGTGGGCGCGCGGCTTTATTACGTTATTTTTGAATGGGATTACTATTCTCAGCATCTTAATGAGATCATTATGACACGTTCTGGTGGTCTGGCTATACACGGCGGTATTATTGCCGGTATCATTGTCGGAATAATACTGTGTCGAGTAAAGAAGATTAATTTTTTTGTTCTGGCCGACACAGTGATTCCAGCGCTGCCACTGGGACAAGCCATAGGCCGCTGGGGCAATTACCTTAACCAGGAGGCCCATGGTACCATAACAGATCTGCCTTGGGCGATTACGGTGAACGACCCGATTCTGGGGATGATTCGTGTTCATCCCACTTTTTTGTATGAATCCATCTGGGACTTGCTCGTTTTTGGATTTCTGTTCTTTTATGAAAAGAAATTTAAAAAAGTCGACGGCGAACTGCTGTTTTTATATCTTGGCCTGTATTCCGTAGGTCGCTTCTTTATTGAGGGATTACGGACGGACAGCCTGATGTTTATGAACATACGTGTTGCCCAGCTTATCAGCCTGGCACTTGTGATCGTTGGGTTTGGCGGAATCCTTTTCCTGAGAAGAAAATTTGGCGGCGAGCATCTGAATGGTGGCAAATAA
- a CDS encoding phosphate propanoyltransferase — translation MERRVPLGLSNKHIHLSQEDLEALFGEGYELTPKKFLVQPGQFAAVEKVDIVGPKNTLAGVRVLGPVRPETQLELNIADGVKLGIHQVPIRLSGDLEGTPGFTIIGPKGKVVKEKGMIVAERHIHLSTEEGANYNLKDGDIVSVRLKGPRGLVFNNVLVRVGDKHKMEMHIDIEEGNAAGARNGQLACIVDPETATIDYLTICDDGSPLPMVGDLPEKE, via the coding sequence ATGGAACGCAGAGTACCATTGGGATTATCAAACAAACACATTCATTTGTCCCAGGAGGATTTAGAAGCTTTATTTGGTGAAGGCTACGAGCTGACACCGAAAAAATTTCTGGTTCAGCCTGGACAGTTTGCAGCGGTCGAAAAGGTGGATATTGTAGGACCAAAGAACACACTGGCAGGAGTACGTGTTTTAGGTCCGGTTCGCCCGGAAACACAGCTGGAATTAAACATCGCAGACGGTGTTAAACTCGGGATTCATCAAGTTCCGATCCGTTTATCTGGTGACCTGGAGGGAACACCGGGCTTTACCATTATCGGACCGAAGGGTAAAGTAGTTAAGGAAAAGGGTATGATTGTCGCTGAAAGGCACATCCATTTATCCACCGAGGAAGGTGCAAACTACAACCTAAAGGATGGCGATATTGTATCTGTCCGCCTGAAGGGACCCCGAGGCCTGGTTTTCAATAATGTGCTGGTACGTGTTGGGGATAAACATAAAATGGAAATGCACATTGATATTGAAGAAGGCAACGCAGCTGGTGCCCGCAATGGGCAACTGGCCTGTATCGTAGATCCGGAAACCGCTACGATTGATTACCTGACCATCTGTGATGACGGAAGCCCGCTTCCGATGGTTGGAGACCTGCCGGAAAAAGAATAA
- the recN gene encoding DNA repair protein RecN translates to MLLNIVIKNYALIESLNIDLDPGLNVITGETGAGKSIVIDALTLLLGQRGNKSNIRHGADKMVVQGLFDIDGNQAVAAKLTEFGIEPEDGRLILTREIDTKGKNVCRADGIIITVTQLRAIGDNLIDIHGQHEHQSLFQRENHRHLLDDFGGDPASELLSVVAGDAARLKELSQKIRGLEKDEREMERQKEMFLYELKEIRAANLIDGEEESLESDKKILVNSEQLFRSANEAYQVLNGDENAYQTALLALLTELGDRIRDISEIDTGFKAYEAVVESAYQELENLSFEIRSYIDGIDFDMDNLDEVEKRLGVITGLKRKYGSSIREILEYGALLEERLSDLMNRDEQIEKFQKQYKKILRDYESQANELHEMRKNSGQVFKEALERELKDLAMEKTVVQVQITQEKKLISPKGQDQVEFLISVNPGVPPKPLRKIASGGEISRIMLSIKSIFGDRDRIQTMIFDEIDTGISGRTAQAVAEKVFELSKTHQIICITHLPQIASMADKHFLVEKKSDDDSVEVNFGPLGERERQNELARMLSGAEVTQTTLDHAAEMLEMTKKLKKTK, encoded by the coding sequence ATGCTGTTAAATATCGTCATAAAAAATTATGCCCTGATTGAGTCCTTGAATATTGACCTGGACCCGGGGCTCAACGTGATCACAGGTGAAACCGGGGCCGGTAAATCCATTGTTATCGACGCGCTTACGCTGCTTTTAGGGCAGCGGGGCAATAAGTCTAATATTCGCCATGGCGCGGATAAAATGGTGGTGCAGGGTTTGTTTGACATTGACGGAAACCAGGCAGTAGCTGCCAAGCTGACCGAATTTGGTATCGAGCCAGAGGACGGGCGACTCATATTGACCCGTGAGATTGACACAAAAGGGAAAAACGTGTGCCGGGCAGATGGGATTATTATTACCGTGACCCAGCTCCGAGCCATCGGCGATAATTTGATTGATATTCATGGGCAGCACGAGCATCAGTCGTTGTTTCAGCGGGAAAACCACCGCCATCTTTTAGATGATTTTGGTGGTGATCCGGCCAGTGAGCTTCTGAGTGTGGTGGCAGGCGACGCCGCGAGACTCAAGGAGCTCAGCCAGAAAATCCGCGGTCTTGAAAAGGACGAGCGGGAAATGGAACGCCAGAAGGAAATGTTCTTGTATGAGCTCAAGGAGATCCGGGCAGCCAATCTGATCGACGGTGAGGAAGAAAGTCTGGAGAGTGACAAAAAGATTCTCGTCAACAGCGAGCAGCTTTTCAGAAGTGCAAATGAAGCCTATCAGGTCTTGAACGGAGACGAAAATGCTTACCAGACCGCTCTTCTGGCGCTGCTGACCGAGCTGGGAGACCGTATACGAGATATTTCAGAAATTGACACTGGTTTCAAGGCCTACGAAGCTGTGGTAGAATCAGCCTATCAGGAGCTTGAAAACTTGTCCTTTGAAATAAGAAGTTATATTGACGGTATTGACTTTGACATGGACAATTTGGATGAGGTTGAAAAACGTCTGGGGGTAATCACCGGACTCAAGCGGAAATATGGAAGCTCGATCAGAGAAATTTTGGAATATGGTGCGCTTTTGGAAGAACGGCTTTCAGACCTCATGAATCGGGATGAACAGATCGAGAAATTTCAGAAGCAGTATAAAAAAATATTACGGGATTATGAAAGCCAGGCAAATGAACTGCACGAAATGCGGAAAAATTCTGGTCAGGTGTTTAAGGAAGCGCTTGAACGTGAGCTGAAGGATCTGGCTATGGAAAAAACAGTGGTGCAGGTACAGATCACCCAGGAGAAAAAGCTCATTTCACCAAAAGGGCAGGATCAGGTAGAATTTTTGATCTCGGTCAATCCTGGGGTACCACCCAAGCCGCTGCGCAAGATTGCGTCTGGCGGGGAAATTTCTCGTATTATGCTCAGTATCAAGAGTATTTTTGGTGACCGCGACCGAATTCAGACCATGATTTTTGACGAGATTGATACAGGGATCAGCGGGCGCACAGCTCAGGCGGTAGCTGAGAAAGTTTTTGAGCTCAGCAAGACGCATCAGATTATTTGCATCACCCATCTGCCGCAGATTGCCTCCATGGCAGATAAGCATTTTCTGGTCGAGAAGAAATCGGATGATGACAGCGTTGAGGTGAATTTTGGACCGCTGGGAGAGCGGGAACGCCAGAACGAGCTGGCCCGGATGCTCAGCGGCGCAGAGGTGACTCAAACGACGCTTGACCATGCTGCCGAAATGCTCGAAATGACCAAAAAACTAAAAAAGACAAAATAG
- a CDS encoding arginine repressor, which translates to MKVARQTKIIEIIENNQIETQEELAEHLKQSGYKVTQATISRDIKELKLIKVMGQDGRQYYSSLKDMGTIYDERVVAVFRESVLTVDTATFLVVIHTLPAMAQAAALAIDSMEWNEVVGTVAGDDTIFVAVREQNDVNEIVSRFKKLMKP; encoded by the coding sequence GTGAAAGTGGCAAGACAGACCAAAATTATTGAAATTATTGAAAACAATCAGATTGAAACCCAGGAGGAGCTGGCAGAGCACTTAAAGCAGAGTGGTTACAAGGTGACCCAGGCCACAATTTCGAGGGATATTAAAGAGCTCAAGCTTATTAAGGTTATGGGGCAGGACGGCCGCCAGTATTATTCTTCCTTAAAGGATATGGGCACCATATATGATGAGCGGGTGGTCGCAGTTTTTAGAGAATCCGTTCTGACGGTAGATACAGCAACCTTTTTAGTGGTGATCCATACGCTGCCCGCTATGGCTCAAGCAGCAGCCTTGGCTATTGATTCCATGGAGTGGAATGAGGTGGTTGGTACCGTCGCCGGCGACGACACTATTTTTGTTGCGGTTCGGGAGCAGAATGACGTCAACGAAATCGTAAGCCGTTTTAAAAAATTGATGAAGCCCTGA
- a CDS encoding NAD(+)/NADH kinase, producing MMNEVGIYLNCDKSDSVEMAAKCIRYLRGRAIQVALLNNQMEPDGDPGVHVYPKDEFYRKPDCIVVLGGDGTLLSVARASCVYDMPLFGINLGKLGFLTEGEASNYEHLLEALCDGAFFLEKRMMLSSCINRQNGEKETFLALNDVLVKNTGFRMMDIKAYAGKAGENMIDFFRADGLIIASPTGSTAYSLAAGGPVVAPGTDVMIVNPICPHRLHDRAYVIAAEENITIRFDERERDIIVSFDGQSIIPLSARDEVVVKKAPYTANLVRLNNVNFYDRLRKKLSDDVLSNISNKDRR from the coding sequence ATGATGAATGAAGTCGGCATCTATCTTAACTGTGATAAAAGTGACAGTGTGGAAATGGCCGCTAAGTGTATCCGTTATCTGAGAGGGCGGGCAATACAGGTCGCTTTGCTCAATAATCAAATGGAGCCAGACGGAGACCCAGGGGTGCACGTTTATCCCAAGGACGAGTTTTACAGAAAGCCAGATTGCATTGTAGTGCTGGGCGGAGACGGTACTCTGCTGTCTGTCGCCAGAGCCTCCTGCGTTTATGACATGCCTCTTTTTGGCATTAATCTTGGGAAATTAGGTTTTTTGACAGAAGGAGAAGCTTCTAACTATGAGCATTTGTTGGAGGCACTCTGTGACGGTGCGTTTTTTCTCGAAAAGCGCATGATGCTGTCTTCCTGCATTAACAGGCAGAATGGTGAGAAAGAGACATTTCTGGCTCTCAACGACGTTTTGGTAAAAAATACCGGGTTTCGCATGATGGATATTAAGGCTTATGCGGGAAAAGCGGGGGAAAACATGATTGACTTTTTCAGAGCAGACGGGCTCATCATCGCCAGTCCTACAGGTTCGACGGCCTATTCGCTGGCTGCAGGCGGACCAGTAGTGGCGCCGGGGACCGATGTGATGATTGTAAACCCGATTTGTCCGCACCGGCTGCATGACCGAGCCTATGTGATTGCCGCAGAGGAAAATATCACCATCCGTTTTGATGAACGGGAGCGGGATATTATTGTGAGTTTTGATGGACAGAGTATTATCCCTCTCAGCGCAAGGGACGAAGTGGTGGTGAAGAAAGCACCCTATACGGCGAACCTGGTCCGGCTCAATAATGTGAACTTTTACGACCGTCTGAGGAAAAAGCTTTCTGATGATGTGCTCAGCAATATCAGCAATAAAGACAGGAGGTAG
- a CDS encoding TlyA family RNA methyltransferase — protein MKKERFDKYLVDHGFFDSREKAKKAIMAGLVMVNGQVKDKAGDQLAVDLNPSAIEVKGNPIPYVSRGGLKLEKGLKVFAFPVQDGIFLDIGASTGGFTDCLLQNGAAKVYSVDVGYGQLDWRLRGDDRVVSMERTNFRNLEKEAIPEVVDGTVMDVSFISITKLLDTIRLFLKDGGKGIWLIKPQFEAGRDKVGKNGVVRDKKTHRDVLDKTLSQITEKHFRVLGLDYSPIQGPKGNIEFLCFVEKLPEDAVAEPENRNKIIEQVVDLAHSAYSKKDGESNDE, from the coding sequence ATGAAAAAAGAACGATTTGATAAATATCTCGTTGATCATGGCTTTTTTGATTCCCGGGAGAAGGCTAAAAAAGCCATTATGGCCGGGTTGGTCATGGTGAATGGTCAGGTCAAGGATAAAGCGGGAGATCAGTTGGCTGTGGATTTAAACCCATCTGCCATCGAGGTCAAGGGCAATCCTATCCCTTATGTGAGCCGGGGCGGGCTGAAGCTTGAAAAAGGGCTTAAGGTCTTTGCTTTTCCGGTGCAGGATGGTATTTTCCTTGATATTGGTGCGTCGACCGGTGGTTTCACAGACTGCTTGTTACAAAACGGGGCGGCGAAGGTATACTCGGTCGATGTGGGGTATGGGCAGCTTGACTGGCGGCTCCGGGGAGATGATCGGGTGGTATCCATGGAGCGGACCAATTTCAGAAATCTTGAAAAGGAGGCAATCCCGGAAGTTGTGGATGGAACAGTCATGGATGTTTCCTTTATTTCGATCACCAAGCTTCTGGATACGATTCGTTTGTTTTTAAAGGACGGCGGAAAAGGCATCTGGCTTATAAAGCCTCAGTTTGAGGCAGGACGTGACAAGGTGGGTAAGAACGGCGTTGTCCGGGATAAAAAGACCCATCGTGATGTACTGGACAAAACCCTTTCTCAGATCACAGAGAAGCATTTCAGGGTTTTAGGCCTGGATTATTCACCGATACAGGGGCCAAAGGGAAATATTGAATTTCTCTGCTTTGTTGAGAAGCTGCCAGAGGATGCGGTCGCAGAGCCCGAGAACCGAAATAAAATAATTGAGCAGGTGGTCGATTTGGCCCACAGCGCGTACAGCAAAAAGGACGGGGAAAGTAATGATGAATGA